A single region of the Rhizobium sp. NLR16a genome encodes:
- a CDS encoding cytochrome c oxidase subunit II, protein MAVVLVLVLVVVGSVLFHVLSPWWWTPIASNWSYIDNTLVITFWITGIVFVAVISFMAYCVFRFRHRPGNRAHYEPENRKLELVLASGTAVGVAAMLAPGLIVWNQFITVPADAASVEVVSQQWLWSFRLPGADGKLGRAETRDVTSDNPLGLDKNDANGLDDIIVEGGELHLPIGKPVHILLRSVDVLHDFYVPEFRAKMDMIPGMVTYFWLTPTRTGTFEILCAELCGVGHPQMRGTVIVDSEADYQTWLGQQQTFTQLTASSGEPPPAN, encoded by the coding sequence ATGGCTGTTGTACTGGTTCTCGTCCTGGTTGTTGTTGGCTCCGTGCTGTTCCATGTGCTGAGCCCGTGGTGGTGGACGCCGATTGCGTCCAACTGGAGTTATATCGACAACACGCTCGTCATCACCTTCTGGATCACCGGCATCGTCTTCGTGGCGGTGATTTCCTTCATGGCCTATTGCGTCTTCCGCTTCCGCCACAGACCGGGCAACCGGGCGCATTATGAGCCCGAAAATCGCAAGCTGGAATTGGTTCTGGCCTCGGGAACGGCGGTTGGCGTTGCGGCAATGCTGGCGCCCGGCCTGATCGTCTGGAACCAGTTCATCACAGTGCCTGCCGATGCCGCATCGGTCGAAGTCGTCAGCCAGCAGTGGCTGTGGAGCTTCCGCCTGCCGGGCGCGGACGGAAAGCTCGGCCGTGCCGAGACGCGTGACGTCACTTCCGACAATCCGCTCGGCCTCGACAAGAACGATGCGAACGGCCTCGACGACATCATCGTCGAAGGCGGCGAGCTTCATCTGCCGATCGGTAAGCCGGTGCATATCCTGCTGCGCTCCGTCGATGTGCTTCATGATTTCTACGTGCCGGAATTCCGCGCGAAGATGGACATGATCCCCGGTATGGTCACCTATTTCTGGCTGACACCGACGCGCACAGGCACGTTCGAGATTCTCTGCGCTGAACTCTGCGGCGTCGGTCATCCACAGATGCGCGGCACCGTCATCGTCGACAGCGAGGCAGACTATCAGACCTGGCTGGGGCAGCAGCAGACATTCAC
- a CDS encoding MYG1 family protein codes for MSPDFLVTHSGGFHADELLSSVILTRLFPQARLIRSRAPEWITPAPDRIIYDVGGAYDPAAGIFDHHQRGAPLRDDGQPYSSFGLIWKHYGREYLAASGLPDHYVEALHAAFDIGFVLPIDLTDNGALSPSGPLAGLTLPALLETLKPVFDEVEPEADDRAFHAALAIARRFIDAGIAQRAAKLRAEAIVYRAIGAAAQGRILELPRGMPFRPAIVKAGADQLLFVVHPREKDWCVTGIRRADDGFELRADLPASWAGLTNGELEAVCGIEGASFCHNGRFIAAAKTREAALAMAELAVQEALSIGA; via the coding sequence ATGAGCCCCGATTTCCTCGTTACCCATTCCGGTGGTTTCCATGCCGACGAACTGCTGTCGAGCGTCATCCTGACGCGGCTTTTCCCGCAGGCGCGTCTGATCCGCAGCCGGGCGCCGGAATGGATTACGCCAGCCCCGGACCGGATCATCTATGATGTCGGCGGAGCCTATGATCCTGCCGCGGGCATATTCGATCATCATCAGCGCGGCGCGCCGCTGCGCGACGATGGCCAGCCCTACAGCTCGTTCGGCCTGATCTGGAAGCATTATGGCCGCGAATATCTCGCAGCCTCCGGTCTTCCCGATCATTATGTCGAAGCCCTCCACGCCGCTTTCGACATTGGTTTCGTGCTGCCGATCGACCTGACCGACAATGGCGCGCTCAGCCCGTCGGGTCCTTTGGCGGGCCTGACGCTGCCGGCGCTGCTCGAGACCCTGAAACCGGTGTTCGATGAGGTGGAACCTGAGGCTGACGATCGTGCCTTCCATGCGGCGCTGGCCATTGCACGCCGTTTCATCGATGCCGGGATCGCCCAGAGGGCCGCAAAACTGCGGGCCGAGGCGATCGTGTATCGGGCGATCGGGGCTGCGGCGCAGGGGCGCATTCTGGAATTGCCGAGAGGGATGCCCTTCCGCCCAGCCATCGTCAAGGCCGGCGCCGACCAGCTGCTGTTCGTCGTCCACCCGCGCGAAAAGGATTGGTGCGTGACCGGCATTCGCCGCGCCGACGACGGGTTCGAGCTCCGGGCCGATCTGCCGGCAAGCTGGGCCGGCCTTACCAATGGTGAGCTGGAGGCGGTCTGCGGCATCGAGGGAGCGAGCTTCTGCCATAACGGCCGCTTCATCGCTGCCGCCAAGACCCGAGAGGCGGCGCTTGCCATGGCCGAATTGGCCGTTCAAGAGGCGCTTTCGATCGGAGCATAA
- a CDS encoding cytochrome c family protein: MDYRVILLIAASVIALSPPNAGAQEGDATAGATVFKKCATCHIVESDTNKVGPSLNKLFGRKAGTHPDFAYSAGMKAAGEGGLVWDETTLRDYLHNPKAKVKGTKMAFAGVKDDQEITNLIAYLKQYSQ, from the coding sequence GTGGATTACCGTGTTATTCTGCTGATCGCCGCATCCGTCATTGCCCTTTCCCCTCCCAACGCTGGAGCGCAGGAGGGGGACGCGACGGCCGGCGCCACCGTTTTCAAAAAATGCGCGACCTGTCATATCGTCGAGTCCGATACGAACAAGGTGGGTCCGTCACTGAACAAGCTGTTCGGCCGAAAGGCCGGAACGCATCCTGATTTTGCTTATTCTGCGGGAATGAAGGCGGCCGGCGAAGGTGGTCTCGTCTGGGACGAGACTACGTTGCGTGACTATCTGCACAATCCGAAAGCCAAGGTGAAGGGCACCAAAATGGCCTTTGCAGGGGTGAAGGATGACCAGGAGATCACCAATCTTATCGCCTATCTCAAACAATATTCCCAATGA